From a single Desulfovibrio sp. X2 genomic region:
- a CDS encoding sodium/calcium exchanger membrane region produces the protein MRKLLPLLLSALACLPGLLLNLSGAHMSPPLTAGISGLAILGASFLLLWACDVAQADIPQALALAVVALIAVLPEYAVDMYFTWMAGAHPESNYAHFAIANMTGANRLLIGVAWAVIVFLGWWRTREAITLTEDRRTEVLFLGLATLYALVIPIKGSLAWYDGVVLVSLYVWYIRIASKRPCEECELEGPAEVLGALPARWRRLATAGLFLFAAGVIVANAEPFSEGLVGTGRVLHVNEFLLVQWLAPVASEAPEFIVAIMFALRGMGGVALASLLSAKLNQWTLLVGMIPGVYGLSLGSFAHPIPMDHFQMNELLLTAAQSLLAVGMLSNLRLSLREAAVLLALFAVQFLAPVVPQALLDHLPIHATGQELHVLTSTAYFAGFLLLLPRHGRDMAALRTGFRA, from the coding sequence ATGCGAAAGCTCCTGCCCCTGCTGCTCTCCGCCCTGGCCTGCCTGCCGGGCCTCCTCCTGAACCTTTCCGGCGCGCACATGTCGCCCCCGCTCACGGCGGGCATCTCCGGCCTGGCCATCCTGGGGGCGTCGTTCCTACTGCTGTGGGCCTGCGACGTGGCCCAGGCGGACATCCCGCAGGCCCTGGCCCTGGCCGTGGTGGCGCTCATCGCGGTGCTGCCGGAATACGCGGTGGACATGTACTTCACCTGGATGGCCGGGGCGCATCCCGAGTCGAACTACGCGCACTTCGCCATCGCCAACATGACGGGCGCGAACCGGCTGCTGATCGGCGTGGCCTGGGCGGTGATCGTGTTCCTCGGCTGGTGGCGCACGCGCGAGGCGATCACCCTGACCGAGGACCGGCGCACCGAGGTGCTGTTCCTGGGCTTGGCCACGCTCTACGCGCTGGTGATCCCGATCAAGGGGTCGCTCGCGTGGTACGACGGCGTGGTGCTGGTCTCGCTCTACGTCTGGTACATCCGCATCGCCTCCAAGCGGCCGTGCGAGGAGTGCGAGCTGGAGGGCCCGGCCGAGGTGCTGGGCGCGCTGCCCGCCAGATGGCGCAGGCTGGCCACGGCGGGGCTCTTCCTGTTCGCGGCCGGGGTCATCGTGGCCAACGCGGAGCCGTTCTCCGAGGGGCTGGTGGGCACGGGCCGGGTGCTGCACGTGAACGAGTTCCTGCTCGTGCAGTGGCTGGCGCCGGTGGCCTCGGAGGCGCCGGAGTTCATCGTGGCGATCATGTTCGCGCTGCGCGGCATGGGCGGGGTGGCGCTGGCCTCGCTGCTCTCGGCCAAGCTGAACCAGTGGACGCTGCTCGTGGGCATGATCCCGGGCGTGTACGGCCTGTCGCTCGGCTCCTTCGCCCATCCCATCCCCATGGACCACTTCCAGATGAACGAGCTCCTGCTGACCGCGGCGCAGTCGCTGCTGGCGGTGGGCATGCTCTCCAACCTGCGCCTCTCGCTGCGCGAGGCCGCGGTGCTGCTGGCGCTCTTCGCGGTGCAGTTCCTGGCGCCCGTGGTGCCGCAGGCGCTGCTGGACCATCTTCCCATCCACGCCACGGGCCAGGAGCTGCACGTCCTGACCTCCACGGCGTACTTCGCGGGCTTCCTGCTCCTGCTCCCCCGCCACGGCCGCGACATGGCCGCGCTGCGCACGGGCTTTCGCGCCTAG